The Camelina sativa cultivar DH55 chromosome 18, Cs, whole genome shotgun sequence DNA window GGTAGCACAAAGTGTCCCGGAGGATGCCTCCGGAGACCCTCCAGAACCACCGCCTTGAGATACGGCATCTTCTgcgcgtcttcttcttccacttccttTGCTTGATCTTCCCCAACTACGCTTTTGATCTCCTCGTACAGTCTCTTCTGGATATTCGGGTTTTTGACGAGGTTGGCCATGATCCATTGCAGCGCCGTGGCTGTTGTATCAGTCCCGGCGTTGAGAAACTCAGAGCACAAACTCACAATCTCGTCCTCGTTCAACTTCCTCTTCTCATCTGGAAGCTCCACATCGAGCAGAGTATCAACATATGACTGTACATActctttgttgttgtcttcctctgatgatctcttcttcctctcttcaaCAATCTTCCTCCGAGCACGAATCAGCGGAAGCAAAACGTCCTGCTGCTCTCTCTTCATCTGGAAAAACTCTTCCCATCTCTTTCGCAGAATCAGTTTAGTGAACTTAGGCCAGAGATTAAGGATGTTGAACCTAGTAAACCCAAGAAGCTGTCTCCTCTGAACGTATTCCacttgtttgatttgcttctcGTCGAGCTTATCACCAAAACACATGAGAACAAGAAGCGCAAACATCGCATAGTGAAGATGATCAACCACAACGATCGGTTCTTCACCTCTGTTCTTACGAaaccgatcgaagaggatctcAAGAACCCACCGCCGCGCGTTAGTGTAAGATCCCACGCGCGACGGGTGGAGAATCTCAGAGGTGAGATTACGGCGGAGAAGCCGCCACGTGGCTCCATACGAACAAGAGCTGATGTTATGCTGGTTGCTAGAAACAATCTTGCTGACCGGAGCCGCCGGTGGACGGTCAGCGAAAACGGCGCCGTTCAAGACGAGAGCCTGGTGAGCGAGAGAACGA harbors:
- the LOC104760796 gene encoding cytochrome P450 89A2-like — encoded protein: MEIWLLILASLSISLLVNLLFLRRRDSFSLPLPPDPNFFPFVGTLQWLRQGLGGLDSYLRSVHNRLGPIITLRITSRPAIFVADRSLAHQALVLNGAVFADRPPAAPVSKIVSSNQHNISSCSYGATWRLLRRNLTSEILHPSRVGSYTNARRWVLEILFDRFRKNRGEEPIVVVDHLHYAMFALLVLMCFGDKLDEKQIKQVEYVQRRQLLGFTRFNILNLWPKFTKLILRKRWEEFFQMKREQQDVLLPLIRARRKIVEERKKRSSEEDNNKEYVQSYVDTLLDVELPDEKRKLNEDEIVSLCSEFLNAGTDTTATALQWIMANLVKNPNIQKRLYEEIKSVVGEDQAKEVEEEDAQKMPYLKAVVLEGLRRHPPGHFVLPHSVTEDTVLGGYKVPKKGTINFMVAEIGRDPKVWEEPMAFKPERFIGAQEESVDITGSRGIKMMPFGAGRRICPGIGLAMLHLEYYVANMVREFEWKEVQGHEVDLTEKLEFTVVMKHPLKALAVPRRSY